From the Hevea brasiliensis isolate MT/VB/25A 57/8 chromosome 13, ASM3005281v1, whole genome shotgun sequence genome, the window TAGCACATATCACCATCAGTTGCAAATGTGGAAAAATAATTTCAAGGCTTTTTCAAGCAATATGCAAGAGTCTGATTTCCATCATCACCACCACTAGCAAACCATTTGTTTGCATGCAGAGAAGAGTTATGGGAGAAGGCAGTTCCTTTGCCACAAAGTAACAGTAATCAACCACACACAAAAGTGCAAAGTTTACCACCTCCAAAGTGCAAGTTCAATCTCTCTCACCTATAATATGAACCTCAACACTCAATGGAATGACGGCATCTGTCTGCAGCCCAAAACTGATGCGTCATGATTTGGACTGACAGGTGCACTTCAACATAAAGAACCAATAGATGTGCAGAAGATCCAATTGAGCAATCATAAAAATTAACAGTAAAAGTTAAAATTGAGAACCATATAATGTGTCCAAAACAAGCCAAGCCTCTTCCCTGAATTCCCATGTCTCTTGTTCTCTCTGTTGGTATACACGATGGTCCTCCATCAATGGAGAAACAAACCTAGGAAAGGTCATTCTGACAGCTAAGAAGTCTAAAACAAACCTAGGAATATACTTTCATCTTACTTGTATAAACTACTGTCTCAAAAACCACCAAAGCAAGGATTTTCCATGTTCTATGAGGGACATTAAAGCAGTTTTCTACTCTATATAAATGCTTCAGAAAACATACAAAAGTTTTAACACATTCAAAATCACAGAGTTAGATATACAAGAACAGACGCACACGCCTCCAGAAAGGCCataggaaagaaaggaaaaaatggCCCTTAGAGCAGCTGACTTAATGCTATGCTGTGTCTTTGATGGATGTTTATCAATGCGTGATATGGAGATCGAGCGAAGGCCATATCATCGCAACTGTAACTGTGCACTGCACAAGTTAAAAGGAGCATGCTCCATGGGCTGTCCTCAACAGAAGAATATTTTGTTCCCCATGAAGCAGTCATGGAAAGATTGTTCTTTGTCCATAGAACTTCCCAGTGACTCGTCACCTAGCAAATGAAAGCCAAATGGGGCCTTGTCACATACAGAACTTTATTGAAGGCTTGATTCAGTCGACTGGGAACAAAAAAAACCTTAGAACTCAGAAATCAATttatctcttctttttttttattttttttaatgtctCTTTCCATTTAGCAATTCTCAAGACTAAAAGGTTTCTCGAGGAACTATGCACCAACATCTTCAATCTTCATCTGTATAAATTCTGCTGAGCATGTGCTACCAACAAGAAAATCTCCCAAGTATATAGACttatttttcattttcatgtCTCTAACTTTGCCAGAAAAACATGAAACAATTTGTAATGATTTATACTATGCCAGACCATGCATTCTTGGCAAAACAAAGATAGGCAGGAACACTTAATTCTCTCTCTGCTTTTTTTCTCTTTCTCATAGGCACATTTAATTCTCTCTCCGCTTTCTTCTTCCTATCTCTTTCATAATTTTCTGcacaaaaactataataacaagcccTATATCAATTACAAATCCTGAAGGGCTGCTTAAAGTTCCTAACAAAGCTCACGAAAACAGAACTAACCAAAGCTGTCCTACATTAGCAGGGAAATCTAGATTTAATCATCACTCatcttaaaaaataatgaaaatcattTTTAGACGCCAATCACATGTTTGTTTTACCTGCAGAATCGTATGATCACAAAGCCTCATTAATTAATGTTCCCTGTGTCAGAACAAACAAGTTACATAAACAGAGGTTATTACGATCAAGAATGCATTTTTCCTGTTCAACTTCTCACCAAGATAAATGAGGAACATTTGTTAAATTTGTTGGAAAAGTAAAGTTCATGCcaaaaaattgaaatcaactacATTGCTAGGCAATCAGAATCAATCACATAAGCAAGAGCCACCCTAAAGATGCAACCATTATCACCACAAACACAAGGCAATGGATTTATATACTCTTGGCCCAATTACTAGAAAAAACTTATAGCTTGAATTAACTATTTTCAGTTATAGCTTGAAAGTTATTTGGGCTCCCTGGGCTTGCACTGACAATAATAATTCCCTAGGAAAAAAAATCAGCTGCAAAAACCCTCAAAAACAAGGTTCGATTGACTTATGCATCAGAGCACTAAAGTAGAACTTTTTATTTATATCACATCCATACACTTTCCCATCAACATTAACGCCCTGAGTTATTATATAAACAATTCAGAAACCAACCGAAAATTCACATGCAATTATTTGCTCCCCCCTGCCTGCTACACCTGCTCATACCCATCAACCACCTATCCACACATGCAGAAAAACAAGATTTAGAAGAGGAGAAGGGAGGAGAGAATGGCTGCTAAAGCAGCCAAGGTGATGCTTGGGTGTGTCCTTGTTGGAGGCATATCAATGTATGACCCACCATTAGTTACTCCTTTAACATTTCTCAATCTTCCCATTTTTTCCTACCCTACCTACAACATTCTCTACACCCTTAGCATCAGCAATCCCATGTTTTTTACCACTAACGCCGTGAATCCAGACCTACACTATCTTCTCCATTACCCACCTCCCCATTCTTCTCATTCTTTGGCTTCTTATCCTTCACGTTTGATCTCCCCTCCTCCATCTCTTCCCTCAAGACAGCCACCTCCTCCTCGCTGCCATTTATCACAATCTTATCAGATTCCTCAAATTCCTTATTGTAACGAACCAAGCAAGATGACGATTTCACCTCCTTCAATGCCTTAGCTCTCAAAGCATGGCCACAATTCTTCAAAGCAAAAAAACTTATACTTCCCATTGAACTCCAGCCCAGTTTATCGGGCAATGAAACCTTGCATTATATGATTCCTCACCAGGAATTGGCTCTAGCTTGATATTTAAAATATCCTTTTAAACCCTTTATGTATCTGAACTCCTTGGGCAATTTTTAGCCTTTTAAAGCCTCCACTAACGCCTCTTTGTTGAATAAATTACCAACGCAATCAATAACGCAACGCTGCGCCAGGGGGCTCGTTGGAGAGAGCGCAATTGAGCCATTTAGAAAGTCTCCGCTCGTTTGGATCAACCTTATCCGGGTTTTCAGATAGCAGTCGCGGGACTCGGCACCCGTAGCGCCGCCATCGCCAACCACCCAACTTTGGACTAAGCTCGAGTGCTCACTCAACTGCGGATTTTGCCGGCGCAacggtttaatttttttttttattcaatacaAGTATATTCtttaattgaataaatatatAGTTAATATATGTAAATAAATTATTGTAAGATGGAGTGATATTTGTATAAATTATTTATCATCTTCttctaatatttattattaaaatatcataatatcCTATTTATATTAGGAGTGAGTAATTTGAATTTTATgtgtaatattaatttatatattttataactattatttttaatttttttaatattaattaaattataattattgtcacaaatttttttatgataaaaagttaattatatgatttttataattatagtgaaaaataaaaaaaattactttaatttatataatttgtaaatatgatattcaatttttctagtattaattaaaatataactattattataattttttttattaaatgccTCATGTGTCTGTTAATATTTAGATGTCAATGCATATTATTAATTGATGTTGTAAATTGTTAAGAGAATGAGGATATAACGGACAagtaaaaaaaatctaataaagcGCCACCTATTAATTTTTTTCTGTGAAATTTATTTCGATAGCAACTTTATTATATGTGAATAATATGTAAAGAAAAGCacgtcataaaaaaataaatggatGTATATGAGAATCAAAATATAACTAAACTGAATCAagtcttaatatttttttaaaactaattttaaaaaaattagtatgTTTCAATttgattattaataaaaataatatgtaaGTGAGGTggattttatattttgaattaatatatattttaaatatgaagaattatatataaattgaaaataagtgaaaaaataaataataagatatcaataaaatagaaataaataaatttttgtaaGATGAAGATAAcctttaatgatatttatgcaaTCATCTTCTTCTAACTTCTTGATTATTGAAATATCATTTAGTGTATTTGAGAAAAGATATTGATTATAAATTCTATATTTTGTTTGCATTAGGAAATGACTAATTTGATTTTTGATATGTGAAATTAGTTTATATAGTTTATAACTATGACTTTtagtttttataatattaattaattgtatttattgtattaaatttttttataataaaaaaaataattacataattttataattataatagaaaataaaaaaattaccttgatttatataatttataaatatgatgtttaatttttttagtacTAACTAAattgtctcttttttttttattaaatatctcATGGGTCTATTAGTATTTACAAGTCAATGCATGCCCTCAATTGATGTTGAAAATTGTTAGGGGAATAGACGTAAAAttgataaatagaaaaaaaaaatcaaatagagCACTAATTGCAcattttggtaaaatttattttattaccaACTTTATTATATgtgaataatatataaataataagcaTGTCATAAATCAATAAATTGATGTATATGAGAATCAAAATATGACTAAACTGAATCAagtctgaatttttttttttaactgaatttAATAAAATTGATATGTTTCAATttgattattaataaaaatattataaacttctCTGTTTACGTATTGCTAGGAAGTATTGTAGTAGGTGGACACGAAATAGCGGTAAAATAACTTTCGAAAACCTAGTCCCAGTATATAACTATATGTAATATATAAATTGAGAATAAAGAAGAAAAGCAACTTGATCGTAAATTTTAATCCTGCTATGCTTGGATTTCAAATCCAAGTAGGATAGAAGATCAGGCCAGGACCAAGTCTTATTTGATTTCAGATTTCCAACACCCGCATGGACTTTGTATGCCTATAAATAGGCTGCTTGCGACAACCCCTGGAGACACTTCAAAGAGCTAAAGCTTTCAGCTCCAGACACACGATCGATCAATTGATTTCATTCTAGTTTGCCAAACCCAACGTTAAAATTCTATACTCTCGAAAACCATGGCTTCCTCCAAACTTCTTTTCACCTTGTTTCTCTGCTCCTTCTTGGTTTATGTTATTCCGTTTGGATCTAATGCACATATTCTCATGGCTTGCGAGTTTGAAGCCATATATAACCTTGGAGATTCAATATCTGACACGGGCAATTTGATCCAAGAGGACCCTGCTTCTGTGTTTTCTAGGTTTCCCTATGGCCAAAACTTGTATGGTAATCCTACAGGCAGATGCTCCAATGGCTTGCTCATTATTGATTTCATTGGTAAGAACTAAGTATTCTTTTAGGTTTCATAATCTGCCCTTGCATGTGTGTTTTAGctaaattgtatttttattttacagCAAAATCAGCCGGTGTTCCACTCCTTAATGCATATTTGACAAATTCCACCAAGACACATGGAGTGAATTTTGCAGTTGCTGGATCTACTGCATTGCCCGTGGAAGTTCTTGCAGAAAAGGGAGTTATTTCCCCTGTAACCAATAGTTCTCTTACCGTACAACTAAACTGGATGCACACCCATTTCAATACAACCTGCCACAAGTCCAAAGGTCACCTtacattatttatataatatactcTCTGCTAAcataaatttaacatatttatAACTGTGCTTATTATTGTCTTATCCTTATTATATTTTACagattgtgttgagaaacatagaAAATCTCTCTTCATGGTTGGGGAGATTGGAGGCAACGATTATAATTATGCTTTCTTTCAAGGCAAGACTATTGATGACTTGAAGACCATGGTACCCGATGTTGTTAAAGCCATCAAAGATGCTGTCGTGGTTAGTTAATTTTCTTGAGACATatgataattgatttttttttttttttggttttttttttctcaattttcttataattttcttTTGTAGAGAGTCATTGGATTTGGTGCCACGCGAATTATTGTCCCCGGAAATTTTCCAATTGGTTGCATGCCTATATACCTTACAGGATTTCACTCCAATGATTCCAACGCATATGATGAATTTCATTGCCTCAAAGAATTGAATAACTTTTCAATGTATCACAATGAACAACTCCAGCAAGCAATTAAAGAATTGCAAGAAGACCATTCAAATGTGACTATAGTATATGGAGATTACTACAATGCCTACAAGTGGATTTTGTGGAAAGCTGCATTGCTAGGTGAGTCTTCAAAATCTGTAAATGGTGGATTTAATAGACATAACACATAACTGAACTGACATCGTTCACTTTTTTGATATAAACAGGTTTTGATCCAAAATCATTACAAAAAGCTTGTTGTGGGAGTGGAGGTGATTATGACTTTAGTCTTGCTACCATGTGTGGAGCTCCTAATGTACCGGTTTGTCCAAAACCTGGAGAACGTATTAGTTGGGATGGAGTACATTCAACAGAAAAAGCCTATTTCTTCATGGCAGGATGGCTCATTCgtgacatttttcaaaaacttCAATGTATTGTTtgattttttcataaaatttgatATTAGTTATATTAGTGAATAGTATAGAGTATGCAATTTgacttttctcttttaattaatgGAATAAGATTTTAGttattgaaaatattttaaaatgcTTTGTTAATTAATATCAATTCTCATGTAGTTGTTGAATTCATATTTACTAGTGCCAGGTGCtagaatgcaaaaaaaaaaataacaacagAAAATCCCACTGATAATCTTGAAATTCTTATTTATGAAGTAAAAAGAGGATATCCCCCATTCTGATAGAGCATCCTACCACAGTGACTGTCTACGTTTTGCCAGGGAGTGTTACCGGGTGGACTAGAAATAGCAGCAAAAACAAACGTTTAAAAACTCCAGCTCAAGGGCTTGAGGAATTCAATGCATTGCTTAATTATTTCATTAACATTAATTTTATTAGACTAATTTATATAGTGACAAGTGCTATAAACAATGATTTCGGTTCTAAAGTTGTGGCAAGGTTTCCTGTCCAAACAAGCTGCTGTAGCCCGTAGGCAATCAACATTCTCAAGAGAAGCTTTATGCCAATGCCATTCCTCCAGTGTAGTCTACATATTAATTAATCTCCAAGATTGCTGTATCACACTTTCTATTTTCCTCCGCTATCTAAATTTGAAATTGCCCTTCAAGGTTATGCATGGAATTCATAATTAGGCATCTATCACCATCAGTTGGAAAggctcaaaaataatttcaaggcTTTTTGAAGCAAATATGCAAGAGTCTGAGTTCCATcatcaccaccaccactagcAAACCATGTGTGTGCATGCAGAGAAGAGTTATTTAAGAAAAGAACAGTAATCAACCACACACGAAACTGCAAAGTTTACCACCAGTACCAAAGTGAATGTTTATAAGTTCAATCTCTCTCGCCTATAATGTGAACCTCGATACTCGGTGGAATGATGGCATCTGCAACCCAAAATTGATGCGTCATGATTTGGACTGATAGGAGCACTTCAAAGTAAAGAACCAATAGGTGAGCAGAAGAAGATCCAATTGAGCAATCATAAAAAATAACAGTAAAAGTTAAAATTGAGAACCATATAATATGTCCATAACAATCTTTGCTAAGCCCCAAATATGCCTGATTAGTTGAAGTCAAGCAGAACAAGCCAATCCTCTTCCCTGAATTTCCATGTCTCTTGTTCTCTCAGTGGGTATACAAGATGATCCTCGATCAACGGAGAAGCAAACCTAGGAAAGGTCAAGAATAGACAGCTAAGAAGTCTAAAACAAACATAGGAATAAACGATTATCTTACTTGTATAAACTACTGTCTCAAAAACCTCCAAAGCAAGATTTTTCCATGTTCTATGAGGGACATTAAAGCAGTTTTCTACTCAATAGAAATGCTTCAGAAGACATACAAAGGTTTCAACGCATGCTTACACGCCTCTAAGAGGACCTAGTGAATAGAGGAAAAATGGCCATCAGAGCGGCAGACTTCATGCTATTCTGTGTCTTTGATGGTTGTTTATCAACGCGTGATATGGAGTTGATGCGAAGGCCATATCATCGCAACTGTAACTGTGCACTGCACGAGTTAAAAGGAGCATGCTACATGGGCTGTCCTCAACAGGAGAATATTTTGCTCCCCATGAAGCAGTCACGGAAAGATTGTTCTGTGTCCATAGCAGTTCCCAGTGACTCGACACCTAGCCAATGAGAGCCAAATAGGGCCTTGTCACATACAGAACTTTATTGAAGGCTTGATTCAATAAATttatctttcctttttttttttttcaatttctctttccaTTTGGCAATTCTCAATGCTGAAAGGTTTGTCGAGGAACAATGCACCAAATTCTTCAATATTCATCCGTATAAATTCTGCCGAGCAAGTGCTACCAGCAAGGAAATCTCCCAAGTATATAGacttaattttcattttcatgtcTCTAATTTTGCCAGAGAAACATGAAACAATGAATTAATgaacagaaaatttaaaatatcttATTGATTTATACATGTGCCAGACCATGCATTCTGTGCAAAACAAAGTAGGCAGGAACACTCAATTCTCtctctggttttttttttttttttttttgctttatcTTTCATAATTTTCTGcacaaaaactataataacaagcccCTATATCAATTACAAATCCTGAAGGGCTGCTTAAAGTTCCTATTCATCAACCTTCAACCCAGCGCAAGTTCCTAATCATGTGATCCCTAAGCCTCACTTAATTTCAATTCCCTATGTCAGAACAAACAAGTTACATAAACAAAGTGTAGGGcaaggggggcgtgaggcgaaatatcatccattggaattatataaaatgcactagttaatgcccaggaaagatggtggagtcacaatggtctcacttaaataccacctccttagacagcatttcctagacatgcacttcatacaatcctaatagaatcaaaccactggtaagtaccgtcttcccataacactaccacggtactaaagatttatgccacgaaggcatagatagacaggagtcaccacccgggtaataaccgggacatattcagtgtttcttccgagggtcatggatggcaacttactctttgcagagtttccacaaccgtcattaccatagcccaatgtctaggttcgggatagtgggtacgtaaagggaaggtgttaggcaccccttacgcccggTCTAACCTCATTggttcgagtgccagtcctctactaatgtttctagaagtcttgtttattattcctttattaaactttatcctaaaaaatgcaattctaatcctacacacgcaagtaattcacaaaagggttgttgtttatacacaattttcatacacaagtaattcctaactatggggttgctaatcatttaaatgatatttaccggattactaaaattaatttattattgagaatttaatttacaaacaaattcaatttcaaataaccctacgtttctatttaacctaattaattaattttcaccaagttaccctaaggataattgaactaagttaattatgtacatgtgtaatttattctaatatcatataaggcccaaacaatcacagcctaataaagatttctaacatacaaatttatttacaattaccaagtattaaattaaatttatttacatgccaatgttagtttaatttacaaacaagattaattttaatttacaaagtatttatttaaattacttacatgcaaaagtcagttaaattaaaaacaaagttaattttaatttaccaaataaaagttctattattactacaatttcatgccaatggttattcgagaagtttagagctacttacctgttggtaaatgcagttgccattggggcaagctacccttaaaaaagggtcttctcttttagtatggcaatgatatccctggcttactcccgtttagctccatataagctccacgcaaatgccctctttggtacttaccttagggctacttaccaattttgtttgtaataaaaaataaagaaactaaagaaaataaaagaaataaagaaaatattaataacaatttacattggattctaactctagtctcctaaagggttaagattcctaattagttacaactacctaatggtctaagtcttctaacatgatccaaacacttcataacacttcttgaattaaaagaacacagaaaaatagatcaaatatcaattaaaacccaagaaaatacaagaacatgcataaatatacaatttctaaattctggcagattaacggtagcaagaaatccgattttttaaaaatagttatacatgcctaaaaatcataaaaaaattacagaagatagcctacatatcatacaagatcataaaatttataaatcaaacaaaaccctagccgaatggtctacataaatcgtaacttttctaagtgacagaatcatactacttttttataaaattcataactcattaaccacaacagatatgaatgcaaaaccaattggaaaagattcataagattctgaagttaattttagacactagatttacataaaaatattgaggaacaagggagatatgggctcacaagtcagatatcctgcaaatcagattttacaggaaccctaacttcaaacagccataacttataaaatattaaagcttttttagtgattcttgagcctaaaattaatggaatttcgtgtagaatatgaatataatttttacaaattttttacagattcagaaaataaagaaaaataataaaaatatgagatgaaactaaatatgtgcagagttgtgtatcccctcaaattaaacatgattacatgatctatataaacgtataaaataaattgaagacaaagagcatagaattaaaatattgtgtggcatagatcttgaaaagaaaacaataaaaactgacctttcagaagtattgtatgaaaatcttcttgaagaaaagaaaaaataaggaaaaactcaaagagccttgaatatctctaaatttcctatagctctgaattttctcttcctctttcctcccatccccCTTtttttcccttctctagtagggtatttatagggttttgggagagaggtgtgatagggtttggagtcttagggtgataaagtttagatgacttaaacaactacaattgcagaattcgaataagactgggatatgggtgaggtgtttcaaccaatagaaagacaggaaaaaatggaaggcaccaatagggagtgaggaagaggtgtggtagggtttggagtcttaaggtgataaagtttagatgacttaaataactacgattgcagaattcgaataagactgggatatgggtgaggtgttccaaccaatagaaagaaagggaaagggggtgacaccaatagggagtaaggaagagagtggggccaaggaggagagagatattttgttattttaatttttagaaaataattaaatgagtcccatttaaaattcctaactaggctttcttaggcccatagagccctattaaacttaattaaatccatttaagaactgcccatattaaatttaaacaaaataaaattttatttaaatttaattaaattaatttccccaaaactttattattatttttatttttttaagatcatgccacggaattaataatttagctccatgtctccaattacatcttacagtcatataatttttcatcatcgggtttcccacggcctcaatgcacatactcatcacaaaataagggtctacagtttgccccccactttggcgaaagttgaaatcaatgcaaaagcattgctcaagtttcatcaaagtgaaactcaaatttctaataactatgaaacattggctatgaggatcaagtatatcttgctcggtcgacatactctatgttatgagactagctacggtctcataacagtaataactgtgtcatgtgaaaatgagtgtatcttgctctgttgaTACGCTCTGTGTCataagactagctacggtctcataacagtgataactatgtcatgtgaaaattgagtgcatcttgctctgtcgatacactctgtgtcatgagactagctacggtctcatgacaatggcaactgtgtgatttgaaatgttgtggattcgtatttaggaccgcagtcctaaactacttacgtatccccctcattatcctgaggaagaatcagacccactcgtagttcaaacttgaaactgtggtgatgcatgttcttctacgccttacacacctacaagtgatatgttgatgcatgttcttctacgc encodes:
- the LOC131171715 gene encoding GDSL esterase/lipase At5g03980-like; translated protein: MASSKLLFTLFLCSFLVYVIPFGSNAHILMACEFEAIYNLGDSISDTGNLIQEDPASVFSRFPYGQNLYGNPTGRCSNGLLIIDFIAKSAGVPLLNAYLTNSTKTHGVNFAVAGSTALPVEVLAEKGVISPVTNSSLTVQLNWMHTHFNTTCHKSKDCVEKHRKSLFMVGEIGGNDYNYAFFQGKTIDDLKTMVPDVVKAIKDAVVRVIGFGATRIIVPGNFPIGCMPIYLTGFHSNDSNAYDEFHCLKELNNFSMYHNEQLQQAIKELQEDHSNVTIVYGDYYNAYKWILWKAALLGFDPKSLQKACCGSGGDYDFSLATMCGAPNVPVCPKPGERISWDGVHSTEKAYFFMAGWLIRDIFQKLQCIV